Proteins co-encoded in one Granulicella cerasi genomic window:
- the rplL gene encoding 50S ribosomal protein L7/L12 produces the protein MADIQQLEDQIVSLSLLEAAELVKKLEERLGVSAAAATVAAAPAAGGGAAAAAEEKTEFTVILKEAGANKINTIKAVREVTGLGLKEAKDLVDGAPKPLKENISKDDAQALAKKFEGIAAVELK, from the coding sequence ATGGCAGACATCCAGCAGTTGGAAGATCAGATCGTTTCGCTCAGCCTCCTCGAGGCAGCTGAGCTCGTAAAGAAGCTCGAAGAGCGCCTTGGCGTTTCGGCAGCAGCAGCAACCGTAGCAGCAGCTCCGGCAGCTGGCGGCGGCGCAGCAGCAGCAGCTGAAGAGAAGACCGAGTTCACGGTCATCCTCAAGGAAGCTGGCGCAAACAAGATCAACACCATCAAGGCTGTTCGCGAAGTGACCGGTCTTGGCCTGAAGGAAGCGAAGGACCTGGTTGACGGTGCTCCCAAGCCCCTGAAGGAGAACATCTCGAAGGACGACGCGCAGGCACTGGCGAAGAAGTTCGAAGGCATCGCAGCAGTCGAACTCAAGTAG
- the rplJ gene encoding 50S ribosomal protein L10 yields MALTKAKKNEKVQFLAQELESSTSAIIGTFKGLTASKDFELRKVVRNAGGHYHVVKNKLAAHSSKGTKVEAALQGLKGVSSVAYTDGDPVALAKALADWVKDNAEFTFKLGIVDGKVINVDEVKALANMPGKEELFSKLLFLINAPATRLATVINATGRNLAVVVNQAVEQNKFGGAAPAAVAEAHVEEAAAGEQPSGAAEPENSTASQAGEAADTAPAEG; encoded by the coding sequence ATGGCATTGACCAAGGCGAAAAAGAATGAGAAAGTCCAGTTCCTCGCGCAGGAACTGGAAAGCTCGACCTCGGCGATCATCGGCACCTTCAAGGGCCTGACCGCGTCGAAGGATTTCGAGCTCCGTAAGGTGGTCCGCAATGCAGGCGGCCACTACCACGTGGTGAAGAACAAGCTCGCGGCACACTCGTCGAAGGGCACCAAGGTTGAGGCAGCTCTGCAGGGCCTCAAGGGTGTTTCTTCGGTGGCGTACACCGACGGCGATCCGGTTGCACTGGCGAAGGCCCTTGCTGACTGGGTAAAGGACAACGCAGAGTTCACCTTCAAGCTCGGCATCGTTGATGGCAAGGTCATCAACGTGGACGAAGTGAAGGCTCTGGCGAACATGCCGGGTAAGGAAGAGCTCTTCTCGAAGCTGCTGTTCCTCATCAACGCACCTGCTACCCGCCTCGCGACGGTCATCAACGCGACCGGCCGCAACCTTGCAGTGGTGGTCAACCAGGCAGTCGAGCAGAACAAGTTCGGCGGCGCGGCACCGGCTGCGGTAGCGGAAGCACACGTCGAAGAGGCCGCCGCTGGCGAGCAGCCTTCGGGTGCAGCAGAACCGGAAAACTCGACGGCCTCGCAGGCTGGCGAAGCGGCGGACACCGCACCGGCAGAAGGCTAA
- the rplA gene encoding 50S ribosomal protein L1, translating into MARKVSKNVAAARALVEQRPYAIGEAIPLLQKAKFAKFDETVDLTLRLGVDTRHADQMVRGTVVLPHGLGGKAKVVAVIASGDNLKAAEAAGAEFVGGEDLVEKIQKEGWTDFDALISTPDMMRSVGKLGKVLGPRGLMPNPKTGTVTTDVAAAIAEIKAGKVEFRADKTALVHVPVGKLSFPIEKIQENALSVISAVVKAKPSAAKGKYVKRIVLSSTMGPGVELEAATAEVAAKA; encoded by the coding sequence ATGGCCCGTAAAGTTTCCAAGAATGTCGCCGCTGCGCGCGCGCTTGTCGAACAGCGTCCTTACGCGATCGGTGAAGCGATTCCGCTGCTGCAGAAGGCAAAGTTTGCCAAGTTTGACGAGACCGTCGATCTGACGCTCCGTCTCGGTGTCGATACCCGCCACGCTGACCAGATGGTTCGTGGCACGGTGGTTCTCCCCCACGGTCTGGGCGGTAAGGCGAAGGTAGTTGCGGTGATCGCTTCGGGCGACAACCTCAAGGCTGCTGAAGCTGCCGGCGCAGAGTTCGTCGGTGGTGAAGACCTCGTCGAGAAGATTCAGAAGGAAGGTTGGACCGACTTCGACGCTCTGATCTCGACCCCGGACATGATGCGTTCGGTCGGTAAGCTCGGTAAGGTGCTCGGTCCCCGCGGCCTGATGCCGAACCCGAAGACCGGCACCGTGACCACCGATGTTGCTGCTGCGATCGCTGAGATCAAGGCTGGTAAGGTGGAGTTCCGCGCTGACAAGACCGCTCTGGTTCACGTTCCCGTGGGCAAGCTGAGCTTCCCGATCGAGAAGATCCAGGAAAATGCTTTGAGCGTGATCTCGGCTGTGGTGAAGGCGAAGCCTTCGGCTGCCAAGGGTAAGTACGTGAAGCGCATCGTGCTGTCGTCGACGATGGGCCCGGGCGTTGAGCTCGAAGCCGCGACCGCAGAAGTTGCCGCAAAGGCGTAA
- a CDS encoding SPL family radical SAM protein, with protein sequence MANNASRQPEQLVLGDLFPILPSARPSGIAKLAEAARHADDGHLIEFRAMQAKSLMNFTTSRRMGWTTWSINPYRGCEFGCKYCYARYTHQFLQPETVAAVPPGTYAEPEQPWAVAFEREIYLKENAAWLLEQELRRFDGKYEIAIGTATDPYQPIEQRVGITRSLLEVLAKREGLGISIVTKSRLIERDVDLLRKISERNQLTVHLTITTTDTSLARLLEPRAPRPDLRFLALQNLRRAGIPAGVLCSPLMYGLNDSQASIDAVAERAADAGACFLRGAPLFLKSCSRPTYLSFVREHFPQLSAEYERRFATMDFADPAYRRLMSQRIQSACRRYGLERAEELERQRKGPKAERYAKSMMQTA encoded by the coding sequence ATGGCGAATAACGCGAGCCGCCAACCCGAACAACTGGTTCTCGGTGACCTATTCCCCATTCTTCCCTCGGCGCGCCCTTCCGGTATCGCCAAGCTCGCTGAAGCGGCCCGTCACGCCGATGACGGGCACCTGATCGAGTTTCGCGCCATGCAGGCCAAGTCGCTGATGAACTTCACCACCTCGCGTCGCATGGGATGGACGACCTGGTCGATCAACCCGTACCGCGGCTGCGAGTTTGGCTGCAAGTACTGTTATGCCCGCTACACGCATCAGTTTCTCCAGCCGGAGACGGTGGCCGCCGTCCCGCCTGGAACCTATGCGGAGCCGGAGCAGCCCTGGGCCGTCGCGTTTGAGCGAGAGATCTATCTCAAGGAGAACGCAGCGTGGCTCCTCGAGCAGGAACTGCGACGGTTCGACGGCAAGTATGAGATCGCGATCGGAACCGCAACCGATCCGTATCAGCCCATCGAGCAGCGCGTAGGCATCACGCGTTCGCTGCTGGAGGTACTTGCCAAGCGCGAAGGACTCGGCATCAGCATCGTGACCAAGTCGAGGCTGATTGAGCGCGACGTAGATCTGCTGCGCAAGATTTCAGAACGCAATCAGCTCACGGTTCACCTTACGATCACGACGACGGACACGTCACTCGCGAGGTTGCTGGAGCCGCGTGCGCCTCGGCCTGATCTGCGTTTTCTGGCGCTGCAGAACCTGCGCCGTGCGGGCATCCCCGCCGGCGTGCTCTGCTCGCCACTCATGTATGGCCTGAATGATTCGCAGGCATCTATCGACGCCGTCGCCGAGCGCGCCGCCGACGCTGGAGCCTGCTTTCTGCGGGGAGCCCCGCTGTTCCTCAAGTCGTGCTCGCGCCCTACGTATCTGAGCTTCGTTCGCGAGCACTTCCCGCAGCTTTCGGCAGAGTACGAACGCCGGTTTGCCACCATGGATTTCGCCGACCCGGCCTATCGCCGCCTGATGAGTCAACGCATCCAGTCAGCCTGCCGCCGTTACGGCCTGGAGCGCGCTGAAGAACTGGAGCGCCAGCGCAAGGGACCAAAGGCCGAGCGGTACGCCAAGAGCATGATGCAGACCGCCTAG
- a CDS encoding energy transducer TonB — MRPAFLFALALVTPAAFSQTHAMTVSTDKGISPSIHAAAAANPGTAVSLPHNVLHQHVSIVVDKDFANPMMNTTGGDLSITFGAPNSQTAPRLQTLTGLSLTPAQVAAVPQKSEVDVRVLIDEAGLAEAPSVTASAGKTIDEAALRMVRDLRFEPATVESKRVGAYATLKITVEKQ, encoded by the coding sequence ATGCGCCCCGCTTTCTTGTTTGCTCTTGCTCTTGTAACACCCGCAGCCTTCTCCCAGACTCACGCCATGACGGTGAGCACGGACAAAGGCATCTCGCCGTCGATCCACGCTGCTGCTGCAGCCAATCCCGGCACAGCAGTCAGCCTGCCGCACAACGTTTTGCACCAGCACGTCAGCATCGTTGTCGATAAGGACTTCGCCAATCCGATGATGAATACGACCGGTGGCGATCTAAGCATCACCTTCGGCGCTCCGAACTCGCAGACCGCTCCTCGTCTTCAGACTCTCACCGGACTTTCGTTGACCCCGGCTCAGGTCGCGGCCGTTCCGCAGAAGAGCGAAGTGGATGTGCGAGTGCTCATCGATGAAGCTGGCCTCGCTGAGGCCCCTTCGGTTACGGCTTCAGCTGGCAAGACGATTGATGAAGCCGCTTTGCGCATGGTGCGTGACCTTCGCTTCGAGCCTGCAACGGTCGAGAGCAAGCGTGTCGGCGCGTACGCCACGCTGAAGATCACGGTCGAGAAGCAGTAA
- the rplK gene encoding 50S ribosomal protein L11 → MAPKKITGYVKLQIVAGKATPAPPVGPALGQAQVNIMEFCKQFNDRTSKDPAVQGMTVPVVITVYADRTFSFITKTPPAPVLLLKAAGIEKGSGKPNSEKKGKVTEAQIIEIAKVKMPDMNAASIEAAAKTIRGTARSMGIDVVA, encoded by the coding sequence ATGGCACCGAAGAAGATCACTGGTTACGTCAAGCTCCAGATCGTCGCAGGCAAGGCAACTCCTGCACCCCCCGTCGGCCCCGCGCTCGGTCAGGCTCAGGTCAACATCATGGAGTTCTGCAAGCAGTTCAACGATCGCACCAGCAAGGACCCGGCAGTTCAGGGCATGACCGTTCCGGTCGTGATCACTGTGTACGCGGACCGCACGTTCTCGTTCATCACGAAGACGCCGCCGGCTCCCGTGCTCCTGCTGAAGGCCGCTGGCATCGAAAAGGGTTCGGGCAAGCCGAACTCGGAGAAGAAGGGCAAGGTCACCGAAGCTCAGATCATCGAGATCGCCAAGGTGAAGATGCCGGACATGAACGCAGCTTCGATCGAAGCCGCAGCGAAGACCATCCGCGGCACCGCTCGCTCGATGGGCATCGACGTCGTCGCATAA
- the nusG gene encoding transcription termination/antitermination protein NusG: MAEEFNNNENLEAEVLMAGEVEGDHIALPGEEAAAEEAAPEHNENFKWYIIHAYSGFERKVKESLESRVRAYHLEDKVGRIEIPTEPTTEMRNGKKYTIDRVFLPGYVFVEMALDNDLWHVVKNTPRVTGFLQTGDQPNALSEQEVSAMLNRQDVTREKPRLKLKFEKGETVRITEGPFANFNGAVDDINEDKQTLKVMVSIFGRPTPTEVSFSNVEKAVE; this comes from the coding sequence ATGGCAGAAGAGTTCAACAACAACGAGAATCTCGAAGCGGAAGTGCTGATGGCCGGTGAGGTTGAGGGCGATCACATCGCTCTGCCCGGTGAAGAAGCAGCAGCTGAAGAAGCGGCTCCGGAGCACAACGAGAATTTCAAGTGGTACATCATCCATGCGTACTCGGGCTTCGAGCGCAAGGTGAAGGAATCGCTCGAAAGCCGCGTTCGCGCTTACCATCTCGAGGATAAGGTCGGTCGTATCGAGATCCCGACCGAACCCACCACCGAGATGCGCAACGGCAAGAAGTACACGATTGATCGTGTGTTCCTGCCGGGTTATGTTTTCGTCGAGATGGCTCTCGACAATGATCTCTGGCACGTAGTGAAGAACACGCCGCGCGTGACGGGATTCTTGCAGACCGGCGACCAGCCGAACGCCCTGAGCGAGCAGGAAGTCAGCGCGATGCTGAACCGCCAGGATGTTACGCGCGAGAAGCCGCGTCTCAAGCTCAAGTTTGAGAAGGGGGAGACGGTCCGCATCACCGAAGGCCCGTTTGCCAACTTCAACGGTGCAGTGGACGACATCAACGAAGACAAGCAGACCCTCAAGGTCATGGTTTCGATCTTTGGCCGTCCGACTCCTACCGAAGTCAGCTTCTCGAATGTCGAAAAGGCAGTCGAGTAA
- the secE gene encoding preprotein translocase subunit SecE → MANAVVETHETEVEVDQHLSAPQRFMQFLRDTRSEMEKVATPTREEVKNGTIVTIATVFVFAAYFELVDLGIGKLIDKLFIHATR, encoded by the coding sequence ATGGCGAACGCAGTCGTCGAAACCCACGAAACCGAAGTCGAAGTCGACCAGCACCTTTCCGCGCCCCAGCGCTTTATGCAGTTCCTGCGCGACACGCGCTCGGAAATGGAAAAGGTCGCCACCCCGACCCGCGAAGAAGTGAAGAACGGAACGATCGTAACGATCGCGACGGTTTTTGTGTTTGCCGCGTACTTCGAACTCGTAGACCTTGGCATCGGCAAGCTGATCGACAAGCTCTTCATTCACGCTACCCGCTAG
- the rpmG gene encoding 50S ribosomal protein L33: protein MREIITLQCPECKNKNYSTTKNKKTTTGRLEFSKFCNTCRKHTDHKETK, encoded by the coding sequence ATGCGCGAAATCATCACTCTGCAGTGCCCCGAGTGCAAGAACAAGAACTACTCGACCACGAAGAACAAGAAGACGACCACCGGTCGCCTCGAGTTTTCGAAGTTCTGCAACACGTGCCGCAAGCACACCGATCACAAGGAAACGAAGTAA
- a CDS encoding oxidoreductase, whose translation MAEATKLAGKFTFPGTEFTVHRMGYGAMQLAGPHVFGPPKDRAACVRVLQAAVDAGVDHIDTADFYGPHVVNQIIKEALHPYAKNLVIVTKVGAYRGMKGEWFQDHSKALLHSTVYDNLRNLGVDALDVVNVRGAGLDAPQAGFDFRPGIEAIAELQQQGLVKHIGISNANAEQIAAAQKIAPIVCVQNFYNLAHRADDALLDSMAAQGIAWVPFFPLGGFSPLQSGLLSEAAAEMGATPMQVAQAWLLHRSPNMLLIPGTSSTAHLAENLAAADIGLSPAVLAKLDRIYAETPVKLSTTAH comes from the coding sequence ATGGCAGAAGCTACAAAGTTGGCAGGGAAGTTCACCTTTCCCGGCACAGAGTTCACGGTGCACCGCATGGGCTACGGCGCCATGCAACTGGCAGGTCCGCATGTCTTCGGTCCGCCGAAGGACCGAGCAGCGTGCGTGCGTGTGTTGCAGGCCGCGGTTGACGCGGGCGTGGACCACATCGACACGGCAGACTTCTACGGCCCGCATGTGGTCAACCAGATCATCAAGGAAGCGCTGCATCCTTACGCAAAGAACCTCGTGATCGTCACGAAGGTTGGAGCGTATCGCGGCATGAAGGGCGAGTGGTTTCAGGACCACAGCAAGGCATTGCTGCACAGCACTGTCTATGACAATCTTCGCAACCTCGGCGTCGATGCGCTCGATGTCGTGAACGTGCGCGGCGCCGGACTCGATGCGCCGCAGGCAGGCTTCGACTTCCGCCCCGGCATCGAGGCGATCGCCGAGTTGCAGCAGCAGGGGCTGGTGAAGCACATTGGCATCAGCAATGCGAACGCTGAGCAGATCGCCGCAGCGCAGAAAATTGCGCCGATCGTCTGCGTGCAGAACTTCTATAACCTCGCGCATCGTGCCGACGACGCGCTGCTGGACTCGATGGCCGCACAGGGCATTGCCTGGGTGCCGTTCTTCCCGCTAGGCGGCTTCTCGCCGCTGCAGTCGGGCTTGCTGAGCGAGGCCGCTGCCGAAATGGGCGCAACGCCGATGCAGGTGGCGCAGGCCTGGCTGCTGCACCGCTCGCCAAACATGCTGCTGATTCCCGGCACGTCGTCGACGGCGCACCTTGCCGAGAACCTCGCCGCGGCGGACATCGGGCTCTCGCCGGCGGTGCTGGCGAAGCTTGATCGCATCTACGCGGAGACGCCGGTAAAGCTCTCCACCACGGCGCACTAA
- a CDS encoding TetR/AcrR family transcriptional regulator — translation MPALVAPLEKQRKQPVQARSTATVDAILDACLQVLVRVGKEKLTTTLVAARAGVSVGTLYQYFPNKRSLLQATLRLHLSHVSQLFVSACAANEGRPLCEMVTNVATIFFAAKMKRPQQGLALYSVSADIDGIRLTEDLRERNAQAFEAMLRTSPEKLKVDAAQAAFILQSTMIGISRLILEARMPASEHAAMLEQLLVMLCGYLDGVRVAK, via the coding sequence TTGCCAGCACTCGTAGCCCCTCTCGAAAAGCAGCGTAAACAGCCGGTCCAGGCGCGTTCCACGGCCACGGTGGATGCGATCCTCGATGCATGCCTTCAGGTTTTGGTGCGGGTTGGCAAGGAGAAACTGACTACGACCCTGGTTGCGGCGCGCGCAGGAGTCTCCGTCGGAACGCTCTACCAATACTTCCCCAATAAGCGCTCGCTGCTGCAAGCGACGCTTCGTCTGCATCTGTCGCACGTCAGCCAACTCTTCGTTTCAGCATGTGCCGCGAATGAAGGACGGCCTCTCTGCGAGATGGTCACGAACGTGGCAACGATCTTCTTCGCCGCGAAGATGAAGCGACCGCAGCAAGGGCTGGCGTTGTACTCGGTGAGTGCGGACATCGACGGCATTCGACTCACCGAAGATCTCCGCGAGCGCAATGCACAGGCGTTTGAGGCCATGCTGCGCACCTCGCCGGAAAAGCTGAAGGTGGATGCCGCGCAAGCGGCCTTCATTCTGCAGTCCACGATGATCGGCATCAGCCGCCTTATCCTTGAGGCTCGTATGCCGGCGAGCGAACATGCGGCGATGCTGGAGCAATTACTCGTGATGCTCTGCGGCTATCTCGACGGTGTGCGTGTAGCGAAGTAA
- a CDS encoding ArsR/SmtB family transcription factor, with the protein MRPLFHPEIADVPVEAILHALADPVRVAILADLSEQTCSQNCSSFAHVLQKPIPKSTLSQHFKILREAGLIRSERRGVEVQNTSRCVEVDALYPGLIGAIVNALNIQSAAVAKAQKRAARKR; encoded by the coding sequence ATGCGTCCGCTCTTCCATCCCGAGATCGCCGATGTGCCTGTGGAAGCGATTCTGCATGCGCTCGCTGATCCCGTCCGGGTGGCGATTCTGGCGGACCTCTCGGAGCAGACGTGTTCGCAGAACTGCTCGTCCTTCGCGCATGTGCTGCAGAAGCCGATTCCGAAGTCCACGCTCTCGCAGCACTTCAAGATCCTGCGGGAAGCCGGGTTGATTCGCAGCGAGCGCCGCGGCGTGGAGGTGCAAAACACCTCGCGCTGCGTTGAAGTGGATGCGCTTTACCCTGGGTTGATTGGTGCGATCGTGAATGCGTTGAACATTCAATCCGCAGCCGTAGCGAAAGCGCAGAAGCGCGCCGCACGCAAGAGGTAG
- a CDS encoding SDR family NAD(P)-dependent oxidoreductase, translating to MGKLEGKVAVITAATSGMALATAKRFVEEGAYVFITGRRQDALDKAVQEIGRNVTGVQGDASNLADLDRLYATVKSEKGHIDVLFASAGRGEFKLLTDVTEEHFDETFDLNVRGTLFTVQKALPLFRDGGSIILNGSIAGIKGTPQFGVYSATKAAVRSFARTWLVELKDRNIRVNVLSPGPIDTAALSPLGDDFKAAMASQVPLGRLGKSEEIASVALFLGSNESTFVNGIDLFVDGGMAQI from the coding sequence ATGGGAAAGCTTGAAGGAAAAGTAGCCGTCATCACCGCCGCCACGTCAGGCATGGCGCTCGCCACCGCAAAGCGCTTCGTGGAAGAGGGCGCTTACGTCTTCATCACGGGCCGTCGGCAGGATGCGCTCGATAAGGCCGTCCAGGAGATTGGCCGCAACGTCACCGGTGTGCAGGGCGATGCCAGCAACCTCGCCGACCTCGACCGCCTCTATGCAACCGTGAAGAGTGAGAAGGGCCACATCGACGTTCTCTTTGCCAGCGCGGGACGCGGTGAGTTCAAGCTGCTGACCGACGTCACCGAAGAGCATTTCGACGAGACCTTCGACCTGAACGTACGCGGTACGCTCTTCACCGTGCAGAAGGCGCTTCCGCTCTTCCGCGACGGCGGATCCATCATCCTGAACGGCTCGATCGCCGGCATCAAGGGAACGCCACAGTTCGGCGTCTACAGCGCCACCAAGGCCGCAGTCCGATCCTTTGCACGCACCTGGTTGGTGGAATTGAAGGATCGCAACATTCGCGTCAACGTCCTGAGCCCCGGACCGATCGACACCGCCGCACTCTCCCCGCTCGGTGACGACTTCAAGGCCGCCATGGCCTCGCAGGTGCCGCTCGGCCGCCTCGGCAAGTCGGAAGAAATCGCCAGCGTCGCCCTCTTCCTCGGCTCGAACGAGTCCACCTTCGTCAACGGCATCGACCTCTTCGTCGACGGCGGCATGGCGCAGATCTAA
- a CDS encoding DUF2252 domain-containing protein, protein MKPSTKLPDPPQERTAQGRAHRKTIARQQLTEWDPKLRKREPLSLLDAAMEGRVPSLLALKNQRMAASPFSFFRGALPIMAYDLSLTPHTIIVNQICGDAHVQNLGAYAGEDGRLIFDINDFDETTRAPFEWDIKRLATSILLAGEQGGVRSGARSTAVSAFLREYSTLIVTLSQLPVMEVARYKVHGIGSAQPISDILRKAERSNPLHSMEQLLEPKTTRFRSEPPVLRRVMGAERRAVLAALPMYRESLAPERQHFFDQFRPIDVAFKVVGTGSVGLRDYCIFMEGNGPGDPLFLQIKQEHASAFAPYLPVPRKRLRSELHQGQRVVNGQRSMQFQSDPLLGWTSISGEEYLVRQLNDHKATLDVTTLDAVGLTEYAEVCGRILAHGHARSGDAQRIAGYIGKGKAFCSAISEFAEAYADQSVADWKLLKQRQKKK, encoded by the coding sequence GTGAAGCCATCGACCAAGCTCCCCGATCCCCCACAGGAACGCACCGCGCAAGGCCGCGCCCATCGCAAGACCATTGCGCGACAACAGCTAACCGAGTGGGATCCCAAGCTACGGAAGCGCGAGCCGCTGTCGCTGCTGGACGCCGCGATGGAAGGCCGCGTTCCTTCCCTGCTCGCGCTCAAGAATCAACGCATGGCTGCGTCGCCCTTCAGCTTCTTCCGCGGCGCATTGCCGATCATGGCGTACGACCTCTCGCTGACGCCGCACACGATCATCGTGAACCAGATCTGCGGCGACGCGCATGTGCAAAATCTCGGCGCCTATGCGGGCGAAGACGGTCGCCTCATCTTCGACATCAACGACTTCGACGAAACCACGCGAGCGCCCTTCGAGTGGGACATCAAGCGCCTGGCTACGAGCATTCTGCTTGCAGGCGAGCAAGGCGGCGTGCGATCAGGCGCACGCTCGACTGCAGTGAGCGCGTTCCTGCGCGAGTACAGCACCTTGATCGTAACGCTCTCTCAATTGCCCGTCATGGAAGTGGCGCGCTACAAGGTGCATGGCATCGGTAGCGCTCAACCGATCTCCGACATTCTGCGCAAGGCGGAACGCTCGAACCCGCTGCACTCGATGGAACAGTTGCTCGAGCCGAAGACGACACGCTTTCGCTCGGAGCCTCCTGTACTGCGGCGCGTGATGGGTGCAGAGCGGCGCGCGGTGCTTGCGGCGCTGCCGATGTATCGCGAGAGTCTCGCGCCCGAACGACAACACTTCTTCGATCAGTTTCGACCGATTGACGTAGCCTTCAAGGTCGTCGGCACAGGCTCTGTCGGCCTGCGCGACTACTGCATCTTTATGGAAGGCAATGGCCCTGGTGATCCGCTTTTTCTGCAGATCAAGCAGGAGCACGCCTCGGCCTTCGCGCCGTACTTGCCGGTACCGCGCAAGCGCCTTCGTTCGGAGCTGCATCAGGGACAGCGCGTCGTAAATGGCCAGCGCAGCATGCAGTTCCAAAGCGATCCGCTGCTCGGCTGGACAAGCATCTCCGGCGAAGAGTATCTCGTGCGCCAGTTGAACGACCACAAGGCGACGCTCGATGTCACGACGCTCGACGCCGTAGGCCTGACGGAGTACGCGGAGGTCTGCGGACGCATCCTCGCGCATGGGCACGCTCGTTCCGGAGATGCCCAGCGCATCGCGGGCTACATCGGCAAGGGCAAAGCGTTCTGCAGCGCGATCTCCGAGTTCGCAGAAGCTTACGCAGACCAAAGCGTTGCTGACTGGAAGCTGTTGAAGCAGCGGCAGAAGAAGAAGTAA
- the tuf gene encoding elongation factor Tu translates to MAKEKFDRSKPHVNVGTIGHIDHGKTTLTAAITKVLSKHNPKNAFKSFDQIDNAPEERERGITISTSHVEYETANRHYAHVDCPGHADYIKNMITGAAQMDGAILVVAATDGPMPQTKEHVLLARQVGVPYIVVFLNKCDAVEDPELIDLVEMEVRELLSKYEFPGDDVPVIRGSALGALNGEAQWEEKIDELMQAVDDNVPQPDRLVDLPFLMPIEDIFSISGRGTVVTGRIERGKIKVGEAAQIVGFRDTQSTTVTGVEMFKKQLDEGLAGDNAGLLLRGTAKDDVERGMVLAKPGSITPHTVFKGEVYVLSKEEGGRHTPFFNGYRPQFYFRTTDVTGSAKLPEGTEMVMPGDNIALEVTLHTPVAMEKGLRFAIREGGRTVGAGAISEIIK, encoded by the coding sequence ATGGCGAAGGAAAAATTTGACCGTAGCAAACCGCACGTAAACGTAGGCACGATCGGTCACATCGATCACGGCAAGACGACGTTGACGGCGGCGATTACGAAGGTTCTCTCGAAGCACAACCCGAAGAACGCGTTCAAGTCGTTTGACCAGATTGACAACGCTCCGGAAGAGCGCGAGCGCGGTATCACGATCTCGACCTCGCACGTGGAGTACGAGACGGCGAACCGTCACTATGCTCACGTTGACTGCCCGGGCCACGCCGATTACATCAAGAACATGATCACGGGCGCAGCGCAGATGGACGGCGCGATCCTCGTGGTGGCGGCCACTGACGGCCCGATGCCGCAGACCAAGGAGCACGTTCTGCTGGCTCGCCAGGTTGGCGTGCCGTACATCGTGGTGTTCCTGAACAAGTGCGATGCGGTGGAAGATCCTGAACTGATCGACCTGGTCGAGATGGAAGTTCGCGAGCTGCTGTCGAAGTACGAGTTCCCGGGCGACGACGTTCCCGTGATCCGTGGTTCGGCTCTGGGCGCGCTGAACGGCGAAGCACAGTGGGAAGAGAAGATCGACGAGCTGATGCAGGCCGTGGACGACAACGTTCCTCAGCCTGACCGTCTGGTCGACCTGCCGTTCCTGATGCCGATCGAAGACATCTTCTCGATCTCGGGTCGTGGCACGGTGGTGACGGGCCGTATCGAGCGTGGCAAGATCAAGGTGGGCGAAGCGGCACAGATCGTGGGCTTCCGCGACACGCAGTCGACGACGGTAACCGGCGTTGAAATGTTCAAGAAGCAGCTTGACGAAGGTCTTGCAGGCGACAACGCGGGTCTGTTGCTCCGCGGTACGGCGAAGGACGATGTGGAGCGTGGCATGGTGCTTGCGAAGCCTGGTTCGATCACGCCGCACACGGTGTTCAAGGGCGAAGTGTACGTGTTGTCGAAGGAAGAAGGCGGCCGTCACACCCCGTTCTTCAACGGCTACCGTCCTCAGTTCTACTTCCGTACGACGGACGTGACCGGTTCGGCGAAGCTGCCGGAAGGCACCGAAATGGTGATGCCTGGCGATAACATCGCGCTGGAAGTCACGCTGCACACGCCGGTGGCGATGGAGAAGGGCCTGCGCTTCGCGATCCGCGAAGGTGGCCGTACCGTCGGCGCTGGTGCGATCTCCGAGATCATCAAGTAA